The following proteins are encoded in a genomic region of Papaver somniferum cultivar HN1 unplaced genomic scaffold, ASM357369v1 unplaced-scaffold_10, whole genome shotgun sequence:
- the LOC113326602 gene encoding cytochrome P450 87A3-like, translated as MANQGLQSCSTQSSVELKTSIASMVFELTSMELFGYDSSKSSKFLSKMFTDFFSGLMTFPVNIPGTAFYRRMKNRKKAVELMKDILQERINSAKKRRGDFLDQLIDDMKKEDFLTEDFVVYMMFGLQLASFVSISANLTRAIRLMTENPLVIKEVKQEHEAICRRK; from the exons ATGGCAAACCAAGGCTTACAGTCTTGCTCGACTCAATCCTCTGTGGAGCTTAAAACATCCATTGCAAGT ATGGTATTCGAATTAACGTCGATGGAGTTATTTGGTTATGATTCTTCCAAATCATCAAAGTTCCTAAGTAAGATGTTCACCGACTTCTTTTCAGGTCTTATGACCTTTCCCGTAAACATTCCTGGTACTGCTTTCTACCGACGTATGAAG AACCGAAAAAAGGCTGTAGAGCTTATGAAGGATATTCTGCAGGAGAGAATCAACTCAGCAAAGAAGCGCCGCGGTGATTTTCTTGATCAACTCATAGATGACATGAAAAAGGAGGATTTCTTGACTGAAGATTTTGTGGTTTATATGATGTTTGGGCTTCAGCTTGCCAGTTTCGTGTCTATTTCTGCGAATCTGACAAGGGCTATAAGGTTAATGACAGAAAATCCTTTAGTGATCAAGGAAGTAAAG CAAGAGCATGAAGCAATTTGtagaagaaagtaa